From Myotis daubentonii chromosome 20, mMyoDau2.1, whole genome shotgun sequence, the proteins below share one genomic window:
- the RHOU gene encoding rho-related GTP-binding protein RhoU has protein sequence MPPQQGDPAFPGRCEAPPVPPRRERGGRGGRGPAAPGGRGRAGGAEGRGIKCVLVGDGAVGKTSLVVSYTTNGYPTEYIPTAFDNFSAVVSVDGRPVRLQLCDTAGQDEFDRLRPLCYTNADIFLLCFSVVSPTSFQNVTEKWVPEIRRHCPKAPIILVGTQSDLREDVKVLIELDKCKEKPVPAEAAKLCAEEIKAASYIECSALTQKNLKEVFDAAIVAGIQYSDTQQQPKKPKSRTPDKMRTLSKSWWKKYCCFV, from the exons ATGCCCCCGCAGCAGGGGGACCCCGCCTTCCCCGGCCGCTGCGAGGCGCCGCCGGTACCTCCGCGCCGGgagcgcggggggcgcggggggcgcgggccGGCGGCGCCGGGGGGCCGGGGGCGCGCGGGGGGCGCGGAGGGCCGCGGCATCAAGTGCGTGCTGGTCGGCGACGGCGCGGTGGGCAAGACCAGCCTGGTGGTGAGCTACACGACCAACGGGTACCCCACCGAGTACATCCCCACCGCCTTCGACAACTTCTCGG CTGTGGTGTCCGTGGATGGGCGGCCCGTGAGACTGCAGCTCTGTGACACGGCGGGACAG GACGAGTTCGACAGGCTGCGGCCCCTGTGCTACACCAACGCGGACATCTTCCTGCTGTGCTTCAGCGTGGTCAGCCCCACTTCCTTCCAGAATGTCACCGAGAAGTGGGTGCCCGAGATCCGGCGCCACTGCCCCAAAGCCCCCATCATCCTCGTGGGCACGCAGTCGGACCTCCGGGAAGACGTCAAGGTCCTCATCGAGCTGGACAAGTGCAAGGAGAAGCCGGTGCCCGCGGAGGCGGCCAAGCTGTGCGCCGAGGAGATCAAGGCCGCCTCCTACATCGAGTGCTCGGCCTTGACGCAGAAGAACCTCAAAGAGGTCTTCGACGCGGCCATCGTGGCCGGCATCCAGTACTCGGACACGCAGCAGCAGCCAAAGAAACCCAAGAGCAGGACTCCGGACAAAATGAGGACCCTCTCCAAGTCCTGGTGGAAGAAGTACTGCTGCTTCGTATGA